From one Microbulbifer sp. A4B17 genomic stretch:
- a CDS encoding DUF3106 domain-containing protein, whose translation MIKFLVKNCLLAVLLFWAGMAWSVDWESLSENDRRLLQGMEQRWANLSENQQERLLRGARRWNSMSPEQRNNARQRFERWQSLPQERRNQLRESYRQYRALPEGRRESIREAREKYQQMSPEQREQLRQRWREARSDRTDRERTRGDRPRGDRRSEDGARRDRSGENRPRGNRLREDRPRGDRTRSDRSEREQIRGRRFQESRPRRDRDTDESQKSEEETDGSSEA comes from the coding sequence ATGATTAAATTCCTAGTCAAAAATTGCTTGCTGGCAGTCTTGTTGTTTTGGGCGGGTATGGCCTGGTCAGTAGACTGGGAAAGTCTCAGTGAGAATGATCGCCGATTGTTACAGGGCATGGAGCAACGTTGGGCCAATTTGTCGGAAAATCAGCAGGAGAGACTGTTGCGTGGTGCGCGTCGATGGAACTCAATGAGTCCTGAGCAGCGCAACAATGCTCGGCAAAGGTTTGAAAGATGGCAGTCTCTCCCCCAGGAACGGCGTAACCAGCTTCGGGAATCCTACCGTCAGTATCGCGCGCTACCGGAGGGCAGACGTGAAAGTATCCGCGAGGCCCGAGAGAAGTATCAACAAATGTCACCGGAGCAGCGTGAACAGTTACGGCAGCGCTGGCGCGAGGCCAGAAGTGACAGGACTGACCGGGAGAGAACCAGGGGTGATAGACCCCGGGGTGATAGGCGCAGTGAGGATGGGGCCAGGAGAGATAGATCTGGCGAGAACAGACCCAGGGGAAACCGATTGAGAGAAGATCGCCCCAGAGGCGACCGAACAAGGAGTGATAGGTCTGAGAGGGAGCAGATACGGGGAAGAAGATTCCAAGAATCCCGGCCGCGGCGTGATCGTGACACTGATGAGAGCCAAAAGAGTGAAGAAGAGACCGATGGTTCATCTGAAGCGTGA